The genome window CCGGGCCCGGCGAGGTCTGGCCCTGGGCCCCGGCGACGCCCGCCACGCCCATCAGGGCGACCACGCCCATCACGATCGTTCGCTTCATTGGCCCGCTCCCGCTGATTGAGAGGCGAAGGCTGCGCCGGGACCTTCGACCTGTCAAATCTGTGCCGTGCTGCGCCCCTATGGCCTTTCGCGCGTCCAGCCTGTATGAGGCGCGCGCTCCCCGCATGACGCCCCTAACGAGCGGCCCCCGCATTTGTCGGCCGCCTTTTCGCATTGACAGATTAGAACCTCGGCCATGAACCTACGCAACGTCGCCATCATCGCCCACGTCGACCACGGCAAGACCACCCTGGTGGACCAGCTCCTGGCCCAGTCCGGCGTCTTCCGGGCCAATGAGGCCACGACCGAACGCGCCATGGACTCCAACGACCAGGAGAAGGAACGCGGCATCACCATCCTGGCCAAATGCACCTCGGTGCTCTGGAACGGCAAGGCGGGCGAGACGCGCATCAACATCATCGACACCCCCGGCCACGCCGACTTCGGCGGCGAGGTCGAGCGAATCCTGGGCATGGTGGACGGCTGCGTCATCCTGGTGGATGCCGAAGAAGGCGTGATGCCCCAGACCAAGTTCGTGCTGACCAAGGCCCTGAAGATGGGCCTGCGCCCCATCCTGTGCATCAACAAGGTCGACCGTGCCCACGCCGACCCCGACCGGGTCCACAACGAGACCTTTGACCTGTTCGCCGCCATCGGCGCGACGGACGAGCAGCTGGACTTCCCGCACATCTATGCCTCGGGCCGCAACGGCTGGGCGACGATGGATCTGAACCAGCCCAACGACAATCTGGCCCCCCTGTTCGACCTGATCGTCGACCACGTGCCGCCGCCGAAGGTGCAGGACAACAGGGACAAGCCGTTCCAGATGCTGAACGTGCTGATCGAAAGCGATCCTTTCCTGGGCCGGATCCTGACCGGCCGCATCGAAAGCGGCAAGGCCGTCCCCGGCATGGCGATCCACGCCCTGGATCGTGACGGCAAGGAAATCGAGCGCGGACGGATCACCAAGGTCCTCGCGTTCCGCGGCCTGAAGCGTCAGGCGCTGGACGAGGGGTCGGAAGCGGGCGACATCGTCGCCATCGCCGGCATGTCCAAGGCGACCGTGGCCGACACCCTGTGCGCCCTCGAGGTCACGGACGCCCTGCCCGCTCAGCCGATCGACCCGCCGACCATCTCCATGACCGTCTCGGTCAACGACAGCCCCCTGGCCGGCCGCGAAGGCGACAAGGTCCAGTCGCGCGTCATCCGCGATCGCCTGCTGAAGGAGGCCGAGGCCAATGTCGCCATCCGCGTGACCACGACCGAGGGCGGCGACGCCTATGAAGTCGCGGGCCGTGGCGAATTGCAGCTGGGCGTTCTGATCGAGAACATGCGCCGCGAGGGCTTCGAGGTCTCCATCAGCCGTCCGCGGGTGGTCTATCAGGAGGGACCGAACGGCGAGAAGATGGAGCCGATCGAGGACGTCATGATCGACGTCGACGACGAATACTCCGGCGTCGTCATCGAGAAGCTGTCGCAACGCAAGGCCGAGCTGACCGACATGGGTCCGTCCGGCGCCGGCAAGACCCGCATCAGCCTGAAGGCCCCGTCGCGCTCGCTGATCGGCTATCAGGGCGAGTTCCTGACCGACACGCGCGGTTCGGGCGTGCTGAACCGCGTCTTCAGCCACTATGAGCCGTTCAAGGGCGAGATCGCCGGCCGCCTCAAGGGCGTGCTGATTTCCAACTCCGACGGTGACACGGCCGCCTTTGCGCTGTGGAACCTCGAGGATCGCGGCGTGATGTTCGTCGGTGCCGGCGAGAAGACCTATGAGGGCATGATCATCGGCGAGAACGCCCGCTGGGACGACCTCGACGTCAACCCGATCAAGGGCAAGCAACTGACCAACGTCCGTGCCTCCGGCAAGGACGAGGCCGTGCGCCTCACGCCGCCTCGCCAGATGTCGCTGGAGCAGGCCATCGCCTATATCGCCGACGACGAACTGGTCGAGGTCACGCCCAAGTCCATCCGCCTGCGCAAGCAGACGCTGAACCCTTCGTTCCGCAAGAAGCGCGCGCGTCCCGACTGGGCATGATGACAAGGCAGTCCCGGACCTGATCCGGGAGATCGACCCGGAATGCAGGAGGCGCACGAGCGATCGTGCGCCTCTTCTACTTTCGGCCCTGCGTGGGTCGAGGGATCAGGGGCGGGAACAGACCGGGCAGCCGGGATCGGCGGTGACGCTGATTGTCCGGCTGGTCGCGGACAGGCCGTCGTAGAGCATCAGCCGACCGGTCAGGGGTTCGCCTGCGCCCGTGATCAGCTTGATCGCCTCGAGGGCCGCCATCGCGCCGATGACGCCGGCCAGAGCGCCGACGACACCGACGCGGGCGCAGGTCTCGGCATCCGGCGGACTCTCGGGCACCAGGCAGCGGTAGCATGGGCGGCCAGCGAAGACCCCCACCTGACCGCTCCACCGTCCCAGGGCGCCCGAAACCAGCGGAACCCCTGCAGCCACGCAGGCGGCATTTACGGCGTGCCGTGTGGCGAAATCGTCCGTCCCATCCAGGACAGCATCGGTGCCGGAGATCACGGCCAGGGCATTGTCCGCGCTCAACCGATGATCCAGGGCTTCGACGCGGACATGAGGATTGATGGCGGTCAGATGCCCGGCCGCCGCCTCGACCTTGGCGCGGCCGATGTCAGTCGTATCGAACAGGATCTGGCGCTGAAGATTGGACAGGGCGACCGTGTCGCCGTCCACGATCCGGATCGTCCCGACGCCCGCCGCCGCCAGATACAGGGCGGCTGGCCCCCCGACGCCACCCGCACCGACGATCAGA of Brevundimonas subvibrioides contains these proteins:
- the typA gene encoding translational GTPase TypA — encoded protein: MNLRNVAIIAHVDHGKTTLVDQLLAQSGVFRANEATTERAMDSNDQEKERGITILAKCTSVLWNGKAGETRINIIDTPGHADFGGEVERILGMVDGCVILVDAEEGVMPQTKFVLTKALKMGLRPILCINKVDRAHADPDRVHNETFDLFAAIGATDEQLDFPHIYASGRNGWATMDLNQPNDNLAPLFDLIVDHVPPPKVQDNRDKPFQMLNVLIESDPFLGRILTGRIESGKAVPGMAIHALDRDGKEIERGRITKVLAFRGLKRQALDEGSEAGDIVAIAGMSKATVADTLCALEVTDALPAQPIDPPTISMTVSVNDSPLAGREGDKVQSRVIRDRLLKEAEANVAIRVTTTEGGDAYEVAGRGELQLGVLIENMRREGFEVSISRPRVVYQEGPNGEKMEPIEDVMIDVDDEYSGVVIEKLSQRKAELTDMGPSGAGKTRISLKAPSRSLIGYQGEFLTDTRGSGVLNRVFSHYEPFKGEIAGRLKGVLISNSDGDTAAFALWNLEDRGVMFVGAGEKTYEGMIIGENARWDDLDVNPIKGKQLTNVRASGKDEAVRLTPPRQMSLEQAIAYIADDELVEVTPKSIRLRKQTLNPSFRKKRARPDWA
- a CDS encoding HesA/MoeB/ThiF family protein, with translation MAFSPEEVERYARHLVLAEIGGPGQQKLAAATVLIVGAGGVGGPAALYLAAAGVGTIRIVDGDTVALSNLQRQILFDTTDIGRAKVEAAAGHLTAINPHVRVEALDHRLSADNALAVISGTDAVLDGTDDFATRHAVNAACVAAGVPLVSGALGRWSGQVGVFAGRPCYRCLVPESPPDAETCARVGVVGALAGVIGAMAALEAIKLITGAGEPLTGRLMLYDGLSATSRTISVTADPGCPVCSRP